Proteins encoded within one genomic window of Aspergillus nidulans FGSC A4 chromosome VII:
- a CDS encoding NAD(P)-dependent oxidoreductase (transcript_id=CADANIAT00009030) — MSKPAIGFVGLGAMGFGMATHLVKQGYPVHGFDVFPASVERFKAAGGIPASSLRESAEGKSYYVVMVASSPQAQSVLFAEDGIVQHLPPNAVLMLCSTVSSMYAQSVVTELQNRGRSDIRFVDCPVSGGALRAANGTLSIMAGASDEALAAARDLLQEMSDENKLYLVPGGVGAGSNMKMVHQVLAAIHILGASEAQGFAAQLGLDARATAEKIQSSDAWTWMHENRFPRMVEEDWNPGVSALTIILKDAGIITTTARQQRFPSPLCSTAEQTYISALLHGWGPKDDSAMVRQYYAKPLSDVTPCTDAEAATELVLDYMRGVNLVAAAEAVAFARYLNVDLSMFHVLVSQAAGASKIFIEQGLEMIEGRIGDKAPAGSPTVDQVATKLESAVQKARDLHCPLHLGNEALNLLFMAQRHGWGDQSSTSVIRVYGQ, encoded by the exons ATGTCCAAGCCAGCAATCGGTTTCGTCGGCCTGGGAGCCATGGGCTTCGGCATGGCCACCCACCTTGTCAAGCAGGGCTACCCAGTCCATGGCTTCGAcgtctttccagcttccgTGGAGCgcttcaaggccgctggcGGCATCCCTGCTTCGTCGCTACGTGAATCAGCCGAGGGCAAAAGCTACTACGTCGTGATGGTTGCCTCATCGCCGCAAGCGCAGTCTGTTCTCTTCGCTGAGGACGGTATAGTGCAAC ACCTCCCACCAAACGCTGTCCTCATGCTCTGCTCCACTGTGTCCTCCATGTACGCCCAGTCCGTCGTCACTGAGCTTCAGAACCGCGGCCGCAGCGATATCCGGTTCGTCGACTGCCCCGTCTCCGGAGGCGCGCTGCGCGCGGCCAACGGGACGCTATCTATCATGGCCGGCGCGTCAGACGAAGCCCTTGCGGCGGCGCGCGATCTCCTGCAGGAAATGTCCGACGAGAACAAGTTATACCTGGTCCCTGGTGGCGTCGGGGCTGGGAGCAATATGAAGATGGTGCATCAGGTCCTGGCCGCGATCCACATCCTCGGGGCTAGCGAAGCCCAGGGCTTCGCGGCGCAGCTTGGTCTTGATGCCCGCGCCacggcagagaagatccAGTCCTCGGACGCATGGACATGGATGCACGAGAACCGCTTCCCCCGAATGGTGGAAGAGGACTGGAATCCTGGCGTCAGTGCCTTGACCATTATCTTGAAAGATGCT GGAATCATCACCACAACAGCCCGCCAACAGCGCTTCCCCAGCCCTCTCTGCTCCACTGCAGAGCAGACGTACATCTCCGCTCTGCTCCATGGTTGGGGCCCTAAAGACGACTCGGCCATGGTCCGACAGTACTATGCCAAGCCGCTCTCAGACGTAACCCCCTGCACCGACGCTGAAGCGGCGACCGAGCTGGTCTTGGATTACATGCGAGGTGTTAACctcgttgctgctgcagaggccGTTGCATTCGCACGGTACCTCAATGTCGACCTCTCGATGTTCCATGTCCTTGTCAGTCAAGCGGCCGGAGCCAGCAAGATCTTCATCGAGCaggggttggagatgatCGAAGGGCGCATTGGCGACAAGGCTCCCGCGGGGTCACCGACCGTCGACCAGGTCGCGACGAAGCTGGAGTCCGCTGTACAGAAGGCGCGGGATCTGCACTGTCCGCTGCATCTGGGGAACGAGGCGTTGAACCTGCTTTTCATGGCGCAGCGGCATGGATGGGGTGACCAGAGCAGTACGAGTGTGATTCGGGTATATGGCCAGTAG